A part of Gemmatimonas groenlandica genomic DNA contains:
- a CDS encoding cation:proton antiporter, whose amino-acid sequence MHPETALLFTIAGAFGAAFLFGFAASKLKMPPLVGYLLAGIALGPHSPGFVGNVELASQLAEIGVILLMFGVGLHFSPGDLLKVRRIALPGATLQMFTAIGLGYWLASSWGWTPAASLVFGLSLSVASTVVVLRVLEDRGLMDSIDGRVAVGWLVVEDLLVVLALVLLPAILSALGAGAAGASPMGRTELITSVALTLVKMVAFIVLMGVVGRRAVPWLLTHVARSGSRELFTLAVLAVSLGVAVGAATLFGVSFALGAFVAGVVISESDLSHRAGADALPMQDAFAVLFFVSVGMLLDPGVLLTQPMKVLATVAIVLLGNTVVATVLMVLLRHPLGASLRIGASFGQIGEFSFILAGLGVSLGVLSEEGRSLILAAALCTIVLNPMLFATLDRLSTWIARHPRLLDRMERQKAPRMAHTDLFETITVGHAILIGYGRVGRTIGDALQRQGVPFVAIEQDRRVVDAMRTIGVSSIYGDATRPGILEHAYPGTARLLVIAAPDPYHARHIIDMVRAKNPTIDIVVRTHSDQEQAMFEQLGVSKALMGERELAFGMAYHSLRSLGVDDDQADGIVEELRGGGRMQTREFSALMPTDLRM is encoded by the coding sequence ATGCATCCTGAAACCGCCCTCCTCTTCACGATCGCCGGAGCCTTCGGTGCGGCTTTTCTTTTCGGATTCGCCGCGTCGAAGCTGAAGATGCCGCCGCTCGTCGGCTATCTCCTGGCCGGCATCGCGCTCGGCCCCCATTCACCGGGGTTCGTGGGCAACGTGGAGCTGGCCAGCCAGCTGGCCGAGATCGGCGTGATCCTGCTGATGTTCGGCGTGGGACTGCACTTCTCGCCCGGCGACTTGCTCAAGGTACGTCGCATCGCGCTGCCGGGCGCGACGCTGCAGATGTTCACGGCGATCGGGCTGGGGTATTGGCTGGCCAGCTCGTGGGGATGGACGCCGGCGGCGTCGCTGGTGTTCGGGCTGTCGCTGTCGGTGGCCAGTACGGTCGTGGTGCTGCGTGTCCTCGAAGATCGCGGACTGATGGACTCGATCGACGGGCGCGTGGCCGTGGGTTGGCTGGTCGTCGAGGACTTGTTGGTGGTGCTCGCCCTCGTGTTGTTGCCGGCGATTCTGAGCGCATTGGGCGCTGGAGCCGCCGGCGCATCGCCGATGGGGCGTACCGAGCTGATTACGTCGGTCGCGCTCACGCTGGTGAAGATGGTCGCGTTCATCGTGCTGATGGGCGTGGTGGGTCGTCGCGCGGTGCCGTGGCTGCTCACGCACGTGGCGCGCAGCGGCTCGCGCGAGCTGTTCACGTTGGCCGTGTTGGCCGTGTCGCTCGGGGTGGCTGTCGGTGCCGCCACCTTGTTCGGCGTGTCATTCGCGCTCGGCGCGTTCGTGGCCGGTGTCGTGATCAGCGAATCGGACCTCAGTCATCGTGCCGGTGCCGACGCGCTGCCGATGCAAGACGCGTTCGCCGTGCTCTTCTTCGTGTCGGTCGGCATGTTGCTCGATCCGGGGGTGTTGCTCACGCAACCCATGAAGGTGCTGGCCACCGTCGCGATCGTGTTGCTCGGCAACACCGTGGTGGCCACGGTGCTGATGGTGCTGCTGCGCCATCCGCTCGGTGCCTCGCTCCGCATCGGCGCCAGCTTCGGACAGATCGGCGAGTTTTCGTTCATTCTCGCAGGGCTCGGCGTGTCGCTGGGCGTGCTGTCGGAAGAGGGACGCAGTCTGATCCTGGCGGCGGCGCTCTGCACGATCGTCCTCAATCCCATGCTCTTCGCGACGCTGGACCGCCTGTCCACGTGGATCGCGCGACATCCGCGACTGCTCGACCGCATGGAGCGGCAGAAGGCGCCGCGCATGGCGCATACGGATCTGTTCGAGACGATCACCGTGGGGCACGCGATTCTGATCGGGTATGGTCGCGTGGGACGCACGATCGGTGACGCGCTGCAGCGCCAAGGCGTGCCGTTCGTGGCGATCGAGCAGGATCGTCGCGTCGTAGACGCCATGCGTACCATCGGCGTCTCCTCGATCTACGGCGATGCGACGCGTCCGGGCATCCTGGAGCACGCGTATCCGGGCACGGCCCGGCTGCTGGTGATCGCGGCCCCCGATCCGTATCACGCGCGACACATCATCGACATGGTGCGCGCGAAGAATCCGACGATCGATATCGTCGTGCGCACGCACAGCGATCAGGAACAGGCGATGTTCGAACAGCTGGGCGTCAGCAAGGCGCTCATGGGTGAACGCGAACTGGCCTTCGGCATGGCGTACCACAGCCTGCGCTCGCTCGGCGTCGACGATGACCAGGCGGACGGGATCGTCGAGGAATTGCGCGGCGGAGGGCGGATGCAGACGCGAGAATTCAGCGCGCTGATGCCGACGGATCTGCGGATGTAA
- a CDS encoding sensor histidine kinase gives MTVMPMDALLASFFMQSALAAVFLVALWGIAFVYRRPLHRALATGWSIYLLHTLASFASAWYGREAPLSSLRWHTATLQLLAVAGSAAFWYASLRILAGRQEGSRPPARGVVWATIVVVAMLTLSVASGRVMHQPGSGPLGILYPMLYLALAAFSWWESRHTTAHTRELFWMGTAFAMFSARMLLVTQVILPEDQFAESTLTQLLAVATVQLLQMVAVGVISIGVAVTYERSAVLLMTERLHLAELTAKKSRRLESLGRMAASVAHDFNNVLMIIGSCAELADEAAARPDDVRRELRDIRLAATQGGGLVTKLLEFSQPSTYDAAPAQHARVDAVVQENAPLLEKCIGPERRLELDTAAGDLPCVLDRTQLEQLLLNMVVNARDATPVGGVIRLRTGEERLLVPRRMHDGTLGAGRYIRVSVEDNGVGIAPDVLPHILEPFFTTKRERGGTGIGLATVHQIVVGVGGELAIESVLGVGTCIDLYLPVPA, from the coding sequence ATGACCGTGATGCCAATGGACGCGCTGCTCGCGTCATTTTTCATGCAGTCGGCGCTGGCAGCGGTCTTTCTGGTCGCGCTCTGGGGCATCGCGTTCGTGTATCGGCGCCCCCTCCATCGAGCGCTCGCTACGGGTTGGTCAATTTACCTGCTGCACACGCTGGCCTCGTTCGCCTCGGCGTGGTACGGGCGCGAAGCGCCGCTGTCGTCACTGCGCTGGCATACGGCCACCTTGCAGCTACTCGCCGTAGCGGGCTCTGCGGCGTTCTGGTACGCGTCCCTGCGCATTCTTGCGGGGCGTCAGGAGGGCAGCCGTCCGCCGGCGCGAGGCGTCGTCTGGGCCACGATCGTGGTCGTGGCGATGCTGACGCTGAGCGTCGCGTCCGGACGCGTCATGCACCAGCCGGGTTCAGGTCCCTTGGGCATCCTCTATCCGATGCTGTATCTCGCCCTCGCGGCCTTTTCGTGGTGGGAGTCGCGTCACACGACGGCGCACACACGCGAGTTGTTCTGGATGGGCACGGCGTTCGCGATGTTCAGCGCGCGCATGCTGCTCGTGACGCAGGTCATTCTGCCGGAAGACCAATTCGCGGAGTCCACGCTCACCCAGTTACTGGCGGTAGCGACCGTGCAGTTGCTGCAGATGGTGGCCGTCGGTGTGATTTCCATCGGTGTGGCGGTCACCTACGAGCGCAGCGCGGTGCTCCTCATGACGGAGCGCTTGCACCTCGCGGAGTTGACGGCGAAAAAAAGCCGACGTCTCGAGTCACTGGGACGGATGGCCGCCAGCGTGGCCCATGACTTCAACAACGTGCTGATGATTATCGGCAGTTGCGCCGAGCTCGCCGACGAGGCGGCCGCGCGTCCGGATGACGTACGGCGGGAATTGCGCGACATCCGGCTGGCGGCGACGCAAGGCGGAGGATTGGTGACGAAGTTGTTGGAATTCTCGCAGCCTTCGACGTACGACGCCGCGCCCGCCCAACACGCGCGGGTCGATGCCGTGGTGCAGGAGAACGCCCCGCTGCTGGAAAAATGCATCGGGCCCGAACGGAGGCTCGAACTTGACACGGCGGCGGGTGATCTGCCGTGCGTGCTCGATCGCACGCAGTTGGAGCAGCTGCTCCTCAACATGGTGGTGAACGCCCGCGACGCCACACCTGTCGGCGGTGTGATCCGGCTGCGCACCGGCGAGGAGCGACTGCTGGTGCCGCGACGCATGCACGACGGGACGCTGGGCGCGGGCCGCTACATTCGCGTGTCAGTGGAGGACAACGGCGTCGGCATCGCCCCCGACGTGCTGCCTCACATTCTTGAGCCGTTCTTCACCACGAAGCGCGAGCGTGGCGGCACGGGTATCGGTTTGGCGACGGTGCACCAGATCGTCGTGGGCGTTGGCGGCGAGCTGGCGATTGAATCGGTGCTCGGCGTCGGCACCTGCATCGATCTGTACTTGCCGGTTCCGGCCTGA
- a CDS encoding MerR family transcriptional regulator: MTIPLKVGTLARHTGLSVRTLHHYDEIGLLHPSARTPTGHRLYDANDVQRLQQIQSLRATGFPLDEIRRLLDSAQISAQRVIELHLERLQMQIVEQQRLAVRLQNLSRLIHSETTAPLSELCRIIEATIMMEKFFTSEQLQVMQQQGEALGPDRIREVEQAWAEVIPAVREHMAKGTSPNDPALQALGVRWRELVNAFTGGNREIAANARAMYQEEHATINAANPNTPNPEMFAFMGKVFATIGGGPG, from the coding sequence ATGACAATCCCCCTGAAGGTCGGAACGCTTGCCCGTCACACCGGGCTCTCGGTCCGCACGCTGCATCACTACGACGAGATCGGACTGCTGCATCCGTCCGCGCGCACGCCGACTGGCCATCGGTTGTACGACGCGAACGATGTGCAGCGGTTGCAGCAGATCCAGTCGCTGCGGGCCACGGGTTTTCCACTGGACGAGATTCGGCGGCTGCTCGACAGCGCGCAGATCTCGGCCCAACGCGTCATCGAGCTGCATCTGGAGCGGTTGCAGATGCAGATCGTGGAACAGCAGCGGCTGGCCGTGCGGCTGCAGAACCTGTCGCGACTCATACACAGCGAGACGACAGCGCCCCTTTCGGAGCTCTGTCGCATTATCGAGGCGACGATCATGATGGAAAAATTCTTTACGTCCGAGCAGCTCCAGGTCATGCAGCAACAGGGCGAGGCTCTGGGGCCAGACCGGATCCGCGAGGTCGAGCAGGCGTGGGCCGAAGTGATCCCCGCCGTGCGCGAGCATATGGCGAAGGGCACGAGCCCGAACGACCCCGCGCTGCAGGCGCTCGGCGTGCGCTGGCGCGAGTTGGTGAACGCCTTCACCGGCGGTAACCGCGAGATCGCGGCCAACGCCCGCGCCATGTATCAGGAAGAGCATGCCACGATCAACGCGGCGAACCCGAACACGCCCAACCCCGAGATGTTTGCCTTTATGGGGAAGGTCTTCGCCACGATCGGCGGCGGACCGGGCTGA